A single window of Nitrospira sp. CR1.1 DNA harbors:
- a CDS encoding multidrug efflux RND transporter permease subunit, with product MNLSAPFVRRPVGTTLLTIGATLVGMVAFPFLPVASLPQVEFPTINVSASLPGASPETMASSVAAPLERQFTRIAGVTEMTSTSTIGGTNVTLQFELNRDIDGAARDVQAAINAARADLPPNLPNAPRYSKVNPADGPILILAITSDLVTRGQMYDAASSILQQKLSQVEGVGQVAVGGGSLPAIRVDLNPTALNKYGIGLGEVRQVLNSTNVNRPKGQLTADDHTWEIRTNDQLHKAEEYLPVIVAYRNGRAVQLSDVAAVESSVEDLRTMGVTNGTPAVLVIIYRQAGANIIDTVDRLRARLPQLDASLPGSMALSIVMDRTPVIRASLHDVERTLAISVALVILVVFAFLRDLRATLIPAVAVPVSLISTFGAMYVLGYSLDNLSLMALTIATGFVVDDAIVVLENITRYREQGVAAMEAALRGAKDIAFTVVSMTLSLVAVFIPIFLMGGMLGRLFREFAVTLSVAILVSLVVSLTTIPMLCARVLKSEPIRVHGWWYRMSERGFNVMLDGYATSLTWVLRHPRIMLAVTVGTMALTVYLYILVPKGFFPQQDTGRLFGNIQAAQDISFQAMRQKLTEVVEIIRSDPAVASITGFTGGGGHAGTTNTGRMFIALKPLEERGLSSDEVIGRLRPKLAKVPGAPTYLQAIQDLRIGGRASSAQYQYTLQSMDLAELNTWAPKVESKLRTLPEIVDVNSDQQDRGQQSLVVFDRVTASRLGLSSQLIDDTLYDAFGQRQVSIMYTPLNQYHVVMEVAPQYWQDPSALHEIYVRSPGGAQVPLSAVTRYEPANTILSVNHQGQFPSVTLSFNMAPGVSLGEAVPAVDLAMRDIGLPASVRGTFQGTAKAFQSSVENQPWLILAALVTVYIVLGILYESYIHPLTILSTLPSAGVGALLALLLFKSELSMIALIGIMLLIGIVKKNAIMMIDFALQSERMGEGKTPLAAIYEACLLRFRPIMMTTAAALLGALPLAVGMGVGSELRRPLGIAIVGGLLVSQVLTLYTTPVMYLLLDRLRLRWVRAREASPHPAA from the coding sequence ATGAACCTGTCGGCTCCGTTTGTCCGGCGCCCCGTGGGGACCACACTCCTCACGATCGGCGCGACGTTGGTCGGGATGGTGGCCTTTCCCTTTCTGCCGGTGGCCTCGCTTCCGCAGGTCGAGTTTCCGACAATCAACGTGTCGGCATCGTTACCGGGAGCCAGTCCCGAGACGATGGCCTCTTCCGTGGCCGCTCCGTTGGAGCGCCAGTTCACTCGTATTGCCGGTGTCACGGAGATGACGTCCACCAGCACAATCGGCGGAACTAACGTGACCCTCCAATTTGAGCTCAACCGTGATATCGACGGCGCCGCGCGGGATGTGCAAGCGGCGATCAATGCCGCCCGGGCCGATCTCCCGCCAAATCTGCCGAATGCGCCCAGGTACAGCAAGGTCAATCCTGCCGACGGACCCATTCTCATTTTGGCCATCACGTCCGACCTCGTCACCCGTGGGCAAATGTACGATGCGGCGTCGAGCATCTTGCAGCAGAAACTGTCACAGGTGGAAGGCGTGGGACAGGTGGCCGTGGGCGGAGGATCGTTGCCGGCGATTCGGGTGGATCTCAATCCCACCGCGTTGAATAAATATGGCATCGGGCTGGGAGAGGTGCGTCAGGTGCTCAATAGCACCAATGTGAATCGTCCGAAAGGGCAGCTGACGGCCGATGATCACACCTGGGAGATCAGGACCAACGATCAGCTGCACAAGGCTGAGGAGTATCTGCCGGTGATCGTCGCCTATCGAAACGGGCGCGCCGTGCAGCTGTCCGATGTGGCGGCGGTGGAGTCCTCGGTAGAAGATCTACGGACCATGGGTGTCACGAACGGGACGCCAGCAGTCCTGGTGATCATCTATCGGCAGGCCGGCGCGAATATCATCGACACCGTGGATCGTCTCCGGGCACGCCTGCCTCAATTGGACGCGTCCCTGCCGGGTAGCATGGCCCTGTCGATCGTGATGGATCGCACGCCCGTCATTCGGGCCTCGTTGCACGACGTCGAACGGACTCTGGCCATTTCTGTGGCTCTGGTGATTCTGGTGGTGTTTGCGTTCCTCCGCGATCTGCGCGCCACTCTGATCCCGGCGGTGGCCGTTCCCGTGTCGCTGATTTCCACGTTTGGTGCCATGTACGTGCTTGGGTACAGCCTCGACAATCTGTCACTCATGGCGCTTACGATTGCGACGGGGTTCGTGGTGGACGACGCGATCGTGGTGCTGGAAAATATTACGCGATACCGAGAGCAGGGGGTGGCGGCAATGGAGGCGGCCTTGCGGGGCGCCAAGGATATTGCTTTTACGGTCGTCTCGATGACCCTCTCACTGGTCGCAGTGTTCATCCCGATCTTTCTGATGGGCGGGATGCTGGGCCGGCTGTTTCGAGAGTTTGCCGTCACGCTGTCGGTGGCGATTCTGGTGTCCCTGGTTGTCTCCCTCACGACGATTCCTATGCTGTGTGCGCGCGTGCTGAAGTCGGAACCAATCCGTGTTCATGGCTGGTGGTATCGCATGAGTGAGCGGGGATTCAACGTCATGCTGGATGGGTATGCCACCAGCTTAACCTGGGTCCTCCGGCACCCGCGGATTATGCTGGCGGTGACGGTCGGTACCATGGCGCTGACCGTGTATCTGTACATCCTCGTGCCCAAGGGGTTTTTCCCTCAGCAGGATACCGGCCGGTTGTTCGGAAATATTCAGGCGGCGCAGGATATTTCCTTTCAGGCGATGCGGCAGAAACTCACGGAAGTGGTGGAGATCATCCGGAGCGATCCGGCCGTTGCGAGTATCACGGGTTTCACAGGCGGGGGGGGCCATGCCGGCACGACCAATACGGGGAGGATGTTTATTGCGCTGAAGCCACTCGAAGAGCGCGGCCTCAGTTCCGACGAGGTGATCGGCCGGTTGCGTCCAAAGCTGGCGAAGGTGCCGGGCGCTCCCACGTATCTGCAGGCCATTCAGGACCTGCGGATCGGAGGGCGGGCCAGCAGTGCGCAATATCAATATACGCTGCAGAGCATGGATCTTGCGGAACTCAACACCTGGGCGCCGAAGGTCGAGAGCAAGTTGCGCACGTTGCCGGAAATCGTCGATGTCAACAGCGATCAGCAGGATCGCGGTCAGCAATCACTAGTGGTATTCGATCGAGTGACCGCATCCCGGCTGGGGTTAAGCTCCCAACTCATCGACGATACGTTGTACGATGCCTTCGGCCAGCGCCAGGTGTCGATCATGTATACGCCACTTAATCAGTACCATGTGGTGATGGAGGTCGCTCCGCAGTACTGGCAGGACCCCTCCGCGCTCCATGAAATTTATGTCCGTTCTCCTGGCGGTGCTCAAGTGCCGTTGAGCGCAGTGACGCGGTATGAGCCGGCCAATACCATCCTGTCCGTCAATCATCAGGGCCAATTTCCTTCAGTGACGCTCTCGTTCAATATGGCTCCTGGCGTGTCGTTGGGTGAGGCGGTGCCGGCTGTCGATCTGGCAATGCGCGACATTGGCTTGCCGGCGAGTGTGCGCGGGACATTTCAGGGAACAGCCAAAGCCTTTCAATCGTCTGTTGAGAATCAGCCCTGGTTGATTCTGGCGGCGTTGGTCACGGTGTATATCGTGCTGGGGATTCTCTACGAGAGTTATATTCATCCTCTGACGATCCTTTCGACCTTGCCTTCCGCCGGCGTGGGTGCCTTGCTGGCGTTGCTGCTGTTTAAGTCGGAGCTGAGCATGATCGCCTTGATCGGGATCATGCTCCTGATCGGCATTGTGAAAAAAAATGCCATCATGATGATCGATTTTGCCTTGCAGAGTGAACGAATGGGAGAAGGAAAAACTCCCCTGGCGGCGATTTACGAAGCCTGCCTGCTGCGGTTTCGTCCGATCATGATGACCACGGCAGCCGCCCTGCTGGGTGCGTTACCCTTGGCCGTGGGCATGGGGGTCGGATCGGAGCTGCGGCGGCCGCTCGGTATCGCCATCGTCGGCGGTTTGCTGGTGAGTCAGGTTCTCACGCTCTACACGACACCTGTGATGTATCTGCTTCTCGACCGTCTGCGCCTTCGATGGGTCCGCGCCAGAGAGGCCTCTCCGCATCCCGCCGCATAA
- a CDS encoding TonB family protein gives MSGVALRGDIAHVRGSRNGGWLISLVLHGGLVAIAMQVVMDVKPHLQPATFRWDVALHQLPAPSPVAADSLPPQESVPKPTQAQPATRPASRASRAPIPQAVERTAVVQTVQSAQVTPRATERSAPLERQAVVTEVQPVTAQPVHEAQVAHAQEVVRQERHDAVHAVEAEMATAQSPEGGIQESAVPVEALATAVDWPAIVAQAVVETEASVVTSKASLSETQDTVVSALAVAHRSAVAHREVRETAPADLGWLAESLWTRIEQLKRYPRQARARRWEGKVVLEAVIRHDGTILECLVAESSGHGLLDQDAISVLRKASPLALKHPLGKDQITILVPIAYRLEG, from the coding sequence ATGTCGGGGGTCGCGCTCAGAGGAGATATCGCGCACGTGCGGGGATCTCGCAACGGTGGGTGGTTGATCTCATTGGTGCTGCATGGCGGCCTTGTGGCTATCGCGATGCAGGTCGTGATGGATGTCAAACCGCATCTGCAACCGGCCACCTTCCGGTGGGATGTGGCATTGCACCAGTTGCCTGCGCCGAGTCCTGTCGCTGCCGATTCGCTCCCCCCGCAAGAGTCAGTTCCGAAGCCGACACAGGCACAACCTGCGACTCGCCCGGCATCGCGTGCTTCACGGGCCCCGATTCCTCAGGCCGTGGAGCGGACGGCAGTCGTTCAAACGGTTCAGTCCGCGCAAGTCACCCCGCGGGCCACTGAACGATCCGCCCCTCTGGAACGCCAGGCGGTCGTGACAGAGGTACAGCCTGTCACCGCGCAGCCGGTTCATGAAGCCCAAGTGGCTCATGCGCAAGAGGTCGTGCGGCAGGAACGTCACGATGCTGTTCACGCCGTCGAGGCGGAGATGGCGACGGCGCAGTCGCCTGAAGGGGGGATTCAGGAGTCGGCGGTTCCTGTTGAAGCTCTGGCGACCGCAGTGGACTGGCCTGCTATCGTCGCACAGGCGGTCGTTGAGACCGAGGCATCTGTCGTGACCTCAAAGGCTTCCCTGAGTGAGACGCAGGATACGGTCGTGTCGGCGCTGGCGGTGGCGCATCGGAGCGCAGTCGCGCATCGTGAGGTGAGAGAGACGGCGCCGGCGGATCTTGGTTGGTTAGCGGAATCGTTGTGGACACGGATCGAACAATTGAAGCGGTACCCCAGGCAGGCGCGGGCGCGCCGGTGGGAAGGCAAAGTGGTGCTGGAAGCGGTGATCCGCCATGACGGAACGATTCTGGAATGTTTGGTCGCTGAAAGCTCCGGCCACGGCTTGCTGGATCAAGACGCCATCTCCGTGTTGCGGAAGGCCTCACCGCTTGCCCTGAAACACCCGCTGGGGAAAGACCAAATCACTATTCTGGTGCCGATCGCCTATCGGCTCGAGGGTTAA